A single genomic interval of Rhododendron vialii isolate Sample 1 chromosome 3a, ASM3025357v1 harbors:
- the LOC131318797 gene encoding protein-tyrosine-phosphatase MKP1, translating into MSGQEDAASGSGDMDSCGPFQASEARKTYWRSASWSSSRSMLPPLNTDSERDGASPNATNSVQARRFPAPLTPRSQQNCKARSCLPPLQPLSIARRSLDEWPKAGSDDVGEWPVPITPGGRDLNKNGERLKLDLSTIQRNSDKNGGLVKREKIAFFDKECSKVAEHIYLGGDAVAKDRDILKQNGITHILNCVGFVCPEYFKADFVYRTLWLQDSPSEDITSILYDVFDYFEDVREQGGRVFVHCCQGVSRSTSLVIAYLMWREGQSFDDAFQYVKAARGIADPNMGFACQLLQCQKRVHAFPLSPSSLLRMYRIASHSPYDPLHLVPKMLNDPSPFTLDSRGAFIIHIPSSIYVWIGKKCEAIMERDARGAVCQIVRYEKVQGPIILIKEGEEPAYFWDAFSNLLPLMDKASNGVSDVDSAIKVCPGERKVDLYDIDFDIFQKAIKGGFVPPFASSEAESETRLPARESNWSVLRRKFASGNMKDFVSASNMTLSRVYPDSVLTVGGDNSMTKSLHPSANLSSSTFPSLVSLPSLSSSSSSPPYLSPDSISSDSSISSKCFSDSPTMSPSAVPCSHLQSSTIASFSNLAPLSKISPQSITKTSEFIDVNFASGPRSKSVSSPSKRSPFSIAERRGSLTKCLTLPVRTDDSRGKDVPSNSRTRQHYCINGNSFCEPQMTKNPLQPKRGGPSQECELQRSSYGAANGDSRDEHAPFIEISDEPCKNHPLGKRSAGFTGFLASCSACCNPPPPVICRWPSLEKVARFGAGDLDSEAVFIFLTSSSGLGKSKDSVMYFWVGKSFCKGQSKIPLGSHGKLGDLEEIGWNQIGSHVLTQMGLPEATDIKVVKEDEEPVEFLALLSSL; encoded by the exons ATGTCAGGTCAGGAGGATGCTGCCTCAGGCAGTGGCGATATGGACTCCTGTGGGCCATTCCAGGCTTCTGAAGCCCGAAAAACCTATTGGCGCTCAGCTTCATGGTCCTCTTCCCGGTCCATGCTGCCGCCTTTGAACACCGATAGTGAGAGAGATGGCGCAAGTCCAAATGCGACAAATAGTGTGCAAGCTAGGCGGTTTCCTGCTCCTTTAACTCCTAGATCCCAACAGAATTGTAAGGCAAGGTCATGTTTGCCCCCATTACAACCACTCTCCATTGCTCGCAGGAGCTTGGATGAGTGGCCAAAGGCCGGGTCGGATGATGTTGGGGAATGGCCAGTTCCTATCACCCCGGGTGGAAGAGATTTGAACAAGAACGGGGAGAGATTGAAGCTTGATCTGTCAACAATCCAAAGGAACTCTGACAAGAATGGTGGGCTTGTTAAGAGAGAAAAGATTGCGTTCTTTGATAAAGAGTGTTCCAAGGTGGCTGAACATATATATCTAGGTGGGGATGCTGTTGCAAAAGATAGGGACATACTCAAACAGAATGGGATAACCCATATTCTTAACTGTGTGGGTTTTGTTTGTCCGGAGTATTTCAAAGCCGACTTCGTATACAGAACTCTGTGGTTGCAGGATAGTCCCTCAGAAGATATTACTAGCATATTGTACGATGTTTTTGATTACTTTGAAGATGTCAGGGAACAAGGTGGAAGAGTTTTTGTGCATTGTTGTCAAGGGGTCTCTCGATCTACTTCATTGGTAATTGCTTATCTTATGTGGAGAGAAGGGCAAAGCTTTGATGATGCTTTTCAATATGTGAAGGCGGCCAGGGGAATTGCTGATCCGAATATGGGTTTTGCGTGCCAGTTGTTACAGTGCCAGAAAAGGGTTCATGCTTTTCCTCTGAGTCCCAGTTCGTTGCTGAGGATGTATAGGATTGCCTCTCACTCGCCGTATGATCCACTGCATCTTGTCCCAAAAATGTTAAATGACCCTTCTCCTTTTACTCTGGATTCTAGAGGGGCATTTATCATTCATATACCTTCTTCTATCTATGTGTGGATAGGTAAGAAATGTGAGGCCATCATGGAAAGGGATGCCAGGGGAGCTGTTTGCCAAATAGTTCGGTATGAGAAAGTGCAGGGGCCAATAATATTGATTAAGGAAGGGGAAGAGCCGGCATATTTTTGGGATGCTTTTTCTAATCTCCTACCTTTGATGGATAAAGCTAGTAATGGGGTGAGTGATGTTGATTCAGCAATTAAAGTTTGCCCAGGTGAGAGAAAAGTAGATTTGTATGATATAGATTTCGATATTTTCCAGAAAGCAATCAAAGGGGGCTTTGTGCCTCCCTTCGCATCATCTGAAGCTGAAAGTGAAACGCGTCTTCCGGCAAGAGAAAGCAATTGGAGTGTGCTGAGGCGTAAGTTTGCTTCTGGTAACATGAAGGACTTTGTATCAGCTTCGAATATGACTCTCTCCAGAGTTTACCCAGATTCCGTATTGACAGTAGGTGGAGATAATTCCATGACCAAATCATTGCATCCTTCAGCAAATTTGTCGTCATCAACATTCCCATCATTAGTTTCGTTGCCATCgttatcatcttcttcttcttcccctcccTATCTCTCACCCGACTCCATCTCTTCTGATTCAAGCATTAGTTCGAAGTGCTTTTCAGATTCCCCTACGATGTCTCCCTCAGCAGTGCCATGTTCTCATCTACAATCTTCGACCATTGCAAGTTTCTCTAATTTGGCTCCCCTATCCAAAATTTCTCCTCAATCTATAACTAAAACTTCAGAATTCATTGATGTTAATTTTGCATCGGGACCTCGGTCTAAATCAGTGTCCTCACCATCTAAAAGATCTCCCTTTTCTATTGCGGAGCGCCGAGGTAGCTTGACGAAGTGTCTCACATTGCCAGTGCGGACTGATGATTCGAGGGGAAAAGATGTCCCCTCAAATTCCCGCACGAGACAACATTATTGTATTAATGGAAACAGTTTTTGTGAACCTCAAATGACAAAAAATCCGTTACAGCCCAAGAGAGGAGGTCCAAGTCAAGAATGCGAGTTACAAAGATCTTCCTATGGTGCAGCTAATGGGGATTCACGGGATGAGCATGCTCCTTTCATTGAAATTTCTGACGAACCATGCAAAAACCATCCTTTGGGAAAGAGGTCCGCTGGTTTTACTGGATTCTTGGCCAGTTGTTCGGCATGTTGTAACCCCCCGCCACCAGTGATATGTCGCTGGCCCAGTTTGGAAAAGGTCGCGAGATTTGGTGCTGGTGATTTGGACTCTGAAGCTGTGTTCATTTTTTTAACTTCAAGTTCAGGTTTAGGCAAAAGTAAGGATAGTGTAATGTATTTTTGGGTTGGAAAGTCTTTTTGTAAGGGTCAAAGCAAGATTCCACTCGGTAGCCATGGAAAGTTAGGTGATCTAGAAGAGATTGGCTGGAATCAAATTGGTTCTCATGTTCTTACTCAAATGGGCCTGCCAGAGGCCACTGATATTAAG GTAGTTAAGGAAGATGAAGAACCCGTTGAATTCCTTGCATTGTTGAGTTCCTTGTAA